The following proteins are co-located in the Candidatus Binatia bacterium genome:
- a CDS encoding glycosyltransferase family 39 protein yields the protein MIRRIPLAAALVTLAAHLIGNPHYGFFRDELYFIICGFHPAWGYVDQPPIAPLLAAGSQRFGHSLFLLRAVPAVFAAAGAYVTCLLAVELGGGAFAQILAAIAYFFAGVLMSFGMKVGPDMVGLWLWPLAALYVLRIVKGGDPRLWLAAGAAIGISGESKYSVLFFAVAIVAGLLLVPERRVLASRWFLAGTLLAAAIALPNFVWQAIHGFPMWELLRNGQNGKNLVASPPLYLFQQLLLTNLFLSPIWLIGLVTLFFNRSARFLAYAFVVLTLAMIAAHAKHYYASDFYPILIAAGGASIDGWTKRRIALQGAIVFAALAAGCFFAPFTLPVLSEEAMVRYSQFVGATLHLSRKTMQTERMRTSTLPEDYADMHGWPELAATVAQVYESLPPAQRAQAAIVGSNYGEAAAIDFFGAPYGLPPALSGHNNYWLWGTHGFSGNVVIDVNGDCGASDRLFRTARRAATFDSPWAISYERRIPITVCTGIREPLATLWPKLRFYI from the coding sequence GTGATCCGGCGCATCCCGCTCGCTGCCGCGCTCGTAACGCTCGCCGCTCATCTGATCGGCAATCCGCACTACGGCTTCTTCCGCGACGAACTCTACTTCATCATCTGCGGCTTTCACCCGGCATGGGGCTACGTGGATCAGCCGCCGATCGCGCCGCTTCTCGCGGCGGGATCCCAACGCTTCGGGCACTCGCTCTTTCTCTTGCGGGCGGTTCCCGCGGTCTTCGCGGCCGCCGGCGCCTACGTCACGTGCCTGCTCGCAGTCGAACTGGGCGGCGGCGCGTTCGCGCAGATCCTCGCCGCGATCGCCTACTTCTTCGCGGGCGTTCTCATGAGCTTCGGCATGAAGGTCGGGCCCGATATGGTCGGGCTCTGGCTCTGGCCGCTCGCGGCGCTCTACGTGCTGCGCATCGTCAAGGGCGGCGATCCGCGCCTCTGGCTCGCCGCCGGCGCCGCGATCGGCATCAGCGGCGAGAGCAAATACAGCGTGCTCTTCTTTGCGGTTGCGATCGTCGCGGGGCTGCTGCTCGTTCCGGAGCGGCGCGTTCTGGCGTCGCGATGGTTCCTCGCGGGCACGCTCCTAGCGGCCGCAATCGCGCTCCCAAACTTCGTCTGGCAGGCGATCCACGGTTTTCCGATGTGGGAGCTGCTACGCAACGGTCAGAACGGAAAGAATCTCGTCGCCTCTCCGCCGCTCTATCTCTTCCAGCAACTGCTGCTCACGAATCTCTTTCTCTCGCCGATCTGGCTGATCGGCCTCGTCACGCTCTTCTTCAATCGCTCGGCGCGTTTTCTCGCCTACGCATTCGTCGTGCTGACGCTCGCGATGATCGCGGCGCACGCGAAGCACTATTACGCGAGCGATTTCTACCCGATCCTCATCGCGGCCGGGGGCGCCTCGATCGACGGCTGGACGAAGCGCCGGATCGCGCTGCAGGGCGCGATCGTTTTCGCGGCGCTCGCCGCCGGATGCTTCTTCGCGCCGTTTACCCTGCCGGTGCTCTCCGAGGAAGCGATGGTGCGTTACTCGCAGTTCGTCGGCGCGACGCTGCACCTCAGCCGCAAGACGATGCAGACCGAACGAATGCGCACCTCGACGCTGCCGGAGGATTACGCCGACATGCACGGCTGGCCCGAGTTGGCGGCAACGGTCGCGCAGGTCTACGAATCGCTCCCGCCGGCGCAGCGCGCGCAGGCGGCGATCGTCGGAAGCAACTACGGCGAGGCGGCGGCCATCGATTTCTTCGGCGCTCCGTACGGCCTGCCGCCGGCGCTATCCGGTCACAACAACTACTGGCTCTGGGGAACGCACGGGTTTTCGGGTAACGTCGTCATCGACGTCAACGGCGACTGCGGAGCCTCGGATCGCCTCTTTCGCACCGCGCGCCGGGCGGCGACGTTCGATTCGCCGTGGGCGATCTCGTACGAGCGCCGGATTCCAATCACGGTATGCACCGGAATCCGCGAGCCGCTCGCGACGCTATGGCCGAAGCTTCGCTTCTACATTTAA
- the rocD gene encoding ornithine--oxo-acid transaminase yields MYLLSDRARELIADEERYGARNYAPLDVVVERAEGVWLWDVAGKRYLDCVSAYSAVNIGHCHPQVKAALVEQAGRVTLTSRAMRNDRMPAFLEALTRVCGFEKALPMNTGVEAVETALKLARRWGYAGKGIPENAAEIVVFSQNFHGRTIAAVSASTTPEYRAGFGPFVPGFVAVPFGDAGALERAIAPNTCAVLIEPIQGEGGVNVPPDGYLRSVRDLCTRTNVLMLADEVQTGFGRTGDMFACDHEGVRPDVLIVGKALGGGYYPVSAALADDELMRLFQPGDHGSTFGGNPLACAVAQASLDVIVSEDLAARARRAGAEIVRGLRALGSPAIADVRGRGLLIGIALRISAKRLSHALLEAGVAAKDTHRDVLRLAPPLVIDDAAVAFLLERFAQALDAAAARP; encoded by the coding sequence ATGTATCTCCTCTCCGATCGCGCGCGCGAACTGATCGCCGACGAGGAGCGCTACGGCGCTCGCAACTACGCGCCGCTCGACGTGGTCGTCGAGCGGGCCGAGGGCGTCTGGCTCTGGGACGTCGCGGGGAAGCGATATCTCGACTGCGTCAGCGCGTACTCCGCGGTCAACATCGGGCACTGTCACCCGCAGGTCAAGGCCGCGCTCGTCGAACAGGCGGGACGCGTCACGCTGACGTCGCGGGCGATGCGCAACGATCGCATGCCGGCGTTTCTCGAAGCGTTGACGCGCGTGTGCGGCTTCGAGAAGGCGCTCCCGATGAACACCGGCGTCGAGGCCGTCGAGACCGCGCTGAAGCTCGCGCGGCGCTGGGGATACGCAGGCAAGGGAATTCCGGAGAACGCCGCCGAGATCGTCGTCTTCTCGCAGAACTTTCACGGCCGCACGATCGCTGCGGTAAGCGCAAGCACGACGCCGGAGTACCGCGCCGGCTTCGGTCCGTTCGTTCCCGGCTTCGTCGCGGTGCCGTTCGGCGACGCCGGCGCGCTCGAGCGCGCGATCGCGCCGAACACGTGCGCGGTGCTGATCGAGCCGATCCAAGGCGAGGGCGGCGTCAACGTTCCGCCCGACGGGTATCTGCGGAGCGTGCGCGACCTCTGCACGCGCACTAACGTCCTCATGCTCGCCGACGAAGTGCAGACCGGTTTCGGGAGAACCGGCGACATGTTCGCGTGCGATCACGAGGGCGTGAGGCCCGACGTGCTCATCGTCGGGAAGGCGCTCGGCGGCGGATACTATCCGGTCTCCGCGGCGCTCGCCGACGACGAGTTGATGCGCCTCTTTCAGCCCGGCGATCACGGCAGCACGTTCGGCGGGAACCCGCTCGCCTGTGCCGTTGCCCAAGCGTCGCTCGACGTCATCGTATCGGAAGATCTCGCGGCGCGGGCGCGCCGCGCCGGCGCCGAGATCGTGCGCGGGCTGCGAGCGCTCGGCTCGCCGGCGATCGCCGACGTCAGGGGGCGAGGCCTGCTGATCGGCATCGCGCTGCGGATTTCGGCGAAGCGGCTCTCGCACGCCCTGCTCGAGGCCGGCGTGGCCGCGAAGGACACCCATCGCGACGTCCTGCGCCTCGCGCCGCCGCTCGTCATCGACGACGCCGCGGTCGCCTTCCTTTTGGAGCGCTTCGCGCAGGCGCTCGACGCGGCGGCCGCTCGCCCTTGA
- the rplT gene encoding 50S ribosomal protein L20, translating to MARIKRGVGGLKHRRKVMKLVKGFRAARRRNYRVANEALLKSLAYAFRDRRVRKRDFRSLWISRINAAVRREGLSYSVFMHGLKKSGVSLNRKALADLAVRDQKAFGALLSLARQAAEK from the coding sequence ATGGCACGCATCAAACGCGGCGTTGGAGGTCTCAAGCACCGCCGCAAGGTCATGAAGCTCGTCAAGGGCTTCCGCGCGGCGCGCCGCCGCAACTATCGGGTCGCAAACGAAGCGCTGCTCAAGTCGCTGGCGTATGCCTTCCGCGACCGGCGCGTTCGCAAGCGCGATTTTCGCTCGCTCTGGATCAGCCGCATCAACGCCGCCGTCCGGCGCGAGGGCCTCTCCTACTCCGTCTTCATGCACGGCCTCAAGAAGTCGGGGGTGAGTCTGAACCGCAAGGCGCTCGCCGATCTGGCCGTCCGCGACCAGAAAGCCTTCGGAGCCCTGCTCAGCCTGGCGAGGCAGGCGGCAGAAAAATAG
- a CDS encoding serine hydrolase domain-containing protein has protein sequence MRRFGAVLATALVVGFFALGLPSPAPADTIPPLTQSQSDQIDRLALDQVHAGRTPGIAIGVVEDGRLVYARGFGFATLNRHAAMTPDTESYVGNVTMEFTAAAVLLLSQDGKLKLDDPLSKYVPEFKLGADVTIAQLLTQTSGLPSYNGAPGISTDPTHTIKLSDVLAAVDKMKPLAEPGAVYANNPLNYMLAGLVVERASGVTLSDYLEQHIFIPLVMDHTFLAGDNGVSPSHATGYTRGKDGFNTAATWDPAWLRGNSGLVSTIDDLAKWDIEMPVLLRIDAERTIFTPAGSSGPTHYGMGWVIDRRGGKEFVWSDGEISGYRAMNALLPSEHVGVIVLTNADSMHGRVTMPEEVGARVLDILVPPTTAHLDNAVVTRAKEWLERLATGRIDRSELTPSFSAYLTDDLVARENFAALGKLQGIVPLSSTSETNGDTLYEFLVRYPRAQYHYQFEVARDGKVDGITLAA, from the coding sequence ATGAGGCGCTTCGGTGCCGTCTTAGCGACGGCTTTGGTCGTCGGTTTCTTTGCACTGGGGCTCCCCTCGCCCGCGCCGGCCGACACCATCCCCCCGCTGACCCAGTCGCAGTCCGACCAAATCGATCGCCTGGCCCTCGACCAGGTGCACGCGGGACGCACCCCCGGCATCGCGATCGGCGTGGTCGAGGATGGGCGCCTCGTCTACGCGCGAGGCTTCGGTTTCGCGACGCTCAACCGCCACGCAGCGATGACGCCCGACACCGAATCGTACGTCGGCAACGTGACGATGGAGTTCACCGCCGCCGCGGTGCTGCTGCTCTCGCAGGACGGTAAGCTCAAACTCGACGATCCGCTTTCGAAGTACGTGCCGGAGTTCAAGCTCGGGGCCGACGTCACGATCGCGCAGCTCCTGACGCAGACGTCGGGCCTGCCGAGCTATAACGGCGCCCCCGGCATCTCGACCGATCCGACGCACACGATCAAACTGAGCGACGTCTTGGCGGCCGTCGATAAGATGAAGCCGCTCGCCGAGCCCGGCGCGGTCTACGCGAACAACCCGCTCAACTACATGCTGGCCGGTCTCGTCGTCGAGCGCGCGAGCGGCGTGACGCTCTCCGATTACCTCGAGCAGCACATCTTCATCCCGCTCGTGATGGATCATACGTTCCTCGCCGGCGATAACGGCGTCTCTCCGTCGCACGCCACGGGTTATACGCGCGGCAAGGACGGCTTCAACACCGCGGCGACGTGGGATCCGGCGTGGCTGCGCGGCAACTCGGGGCTCGTCTCGACGATCGACGATCTCGCGAAGTGGGACATCGAGATGCCGGTGTTGTTGCGCATCGACGCCGAGCGCACGATCTTTACGCCGGCCGGAAGTTCCGGACCGACGCATTACGGCATGGGCTGGGTCATCGACCGGCGCGGCGGCAAAGAGTTCGTCTGGAGCGACGGCGAGATCTCAGGGTACAGGGCGATGAACGCGCTGCTGCCGAGCGAGCACGTCGGCGTCATCGTCTTGACGAACGCCGATTCGATGCACGGCCGCGTCACGATGCCCGAAGAGGTCGGAGCGCGCGTGCTCGACATCCTCGTGCCGCCGACGACCGCTCATCTCGACAACGCGGTCGTAACCCGGGCGAAGGAGTGGCTCGAGCGTCTCGCCACCGGGCGCATCGATCGCTCGGAGCTGACGCCGTCGTTCAGCGCCTATCTCACCGACGATCTCGTCGCGCGCGAAAACTTCGCCGCGCTGGGAAAGCTGCAAGGGATCGTGCCGCTCTCGAGCACGTCGGAGACGAACGGCGACACGCTGTACGAATTTCTCGTGCGCTATCCGCGCGCGCAGTACCACTATCAGTTCGAGGTGGCGCGCGACGGAAAGGTCGACGGAATTACGCTGGCGGCCTAA
- a CDS encoding DNA-3-methyladenine glycosylase I, with translation MIEYHDDEWGVPLHDDDGLFELLVLEGAQAGLSWETVLRKRGRYRELFANFDPVKVARFTPARIEKILRDPGIVRNRAKVESAVGNARALLRVRDEFGSFDAYVWQLVGGKPIVNRRRGRGDVPASTPQSEAMSADLRRRGFRFVGPTICYAFMQASGMVNDHLASCAWR, from the coding sequence ATGATCGAGTACCACGACGACGAGTGGGGCGTGCCGCTCCACGACGACGACGGACTCTTCGAACTGCTCGTGCTCGAAGGAGCGCAGGCGGGCTTGAGCTGGGAGACGGTCTTGCGCAAGCGCGGTCGCTACCGCGAACTCTTCGCGAACTTCGATCCCGTCAAGGTCGCGCGATTCACGCCGGCCCGCATCGAGAAGATCCTGCGCGATCCCGGCATCGTTCGGAATCGCGCGAAGGTCGAATCGGCGGTCGGCAACGCCCGCGCCCTCTTGCGCGTGCGCGACGAGTTCGGTTCGTTCGACGCGTACGTCTGGCAGCTCGTCGGCGGCAAGCCGATCGTCAACCGTCGCCGCGGCCGAGGCGACGTGCCCGCCTCGACGCCGCAATCCGAGGCGATGAGCGCCGATCTTCGCCGGCGCGGCTTCCGATTCGTCGGCCCGACGATCTGCTACGCCTTCATGCAGGCGTCCGGCATGGTCAACGACCACCTCGCGAGCTGCGCGTGGCGTTAG
- the infC gene encoding translation initiation factor IF-3 — MAKLLRVNDQIRIRAVRVIDEHGNQLGILQTEDALARARAAGLDLIEVSPTAQPPVCKIADYGRLKYEQSKKDKDARKKQRHFELKEVKLRPKIETHDYETKARMAERLLLDGSKIKVTIMFRGREITYTSFGRRLLDRMAEDMSPLATVEREPRLEGKNMFMILAPRAVPTGPPKFSVQTKEPTKEPTSA, encoded by the coding sequence ATAGCAAAACTTCTGCGCGTCAACGATCAGATACGCATTCGTGCGGTACGGGTGATCGACGAACACGGCAATCAACTCGGGATACTGCAAACCGAAGACGCGCTCGCGCGCGCTCGAGCCGCGGGGCTCGATTTGATCGAAGTCTCGCCGACGGCGCAGCCGCCGGTCTGCAAGATCGCCGATTACGGACGCCTGAAGTACGAACAGTCGAAGAAAGACAAGGACGCTCGGAAGAAGCAACGGCATTTCGAGCTCAAGGAAGTGAAACTGCGTCCCAAGATCGAGACGCACGACTACGAAACGAAGGCGCGAATGGCCGAACGGTTGCTGCTCGACGGTAGCAAGATCAAGGTAACGATCATGTTCCGCGGGCGAGAGATCACGTATACGTCGTTCGGGCGCAGGCTGCTCGATCGCATGGCGGAGGACATGTCTCCGCTCGCCACGGTCGAACGCGAGCCCCGGCTCGAAGGAAAGAACATGTTTATGATCCTGGCGCCGCGCGCGGTGCCGACCGGTCCGCCGAAGTTCTCAGTCCAGACGAAGGAACCGACGAAGGAGCCAACCAGTGCCTAA
- a CDS encoding alpha/beta fold hydrolase, giving the protein MALAAIVLAAATSAPSPAPVVPDGTYRYETRIGGRTAGRSTIVVRHEGNVVTVRESATLAGASLVSERTIDASSFATISYAVDYLGTHAVVSILGNDATVIQGETTLKISAPPGAPFVVSDNMVAGFAQIPATLHASGEKQLTLACLCGGGFIPVPVKATAARPGVVTISVQDLAATLTFDPRSYALRRFELPAQQLTIALVSYDRQVVPLPQPVVPTPMPLPSANYQSRDVAIAADDGVTLAGTLTVPAAATQPVPGFVFVHGSGCIDRDETIGPNKVFAQLANRLSNDGYAVLRYDKRSCGKSGGTFAARDRLIADARDAIAFLRAQPGVDAKRIFVLGHSEGGELAPSIAIDDGKLRGIVLLAPPALPLDKILLQQIVAQAPPADRAAVEQKESADIAAIAAGKKPGASNAWLRSSFGIDPADLIARVPCPILIVQGGKDIQVLPTDLPRLVDAAKAAHRTVTVVTLDDDDHIFIKLPPNEPSTGGEYFTPATLDPALYAAIEDWLNVEAKLRP; this is encoded by the coding sequence GTGGCGTTAGCGGCGATCGTTCTCGCAGCGGCGACGAGCGCTCCGAGCCCCGCGCCCGTCGTGCCCGATGGAACGTATCGCTACGAGACGCGAATCGGCGGACGCACCGCCGGCAGGAGCACGATCGTCGTGCGCCACGAAGGCAACGTCGTTACCGTGCGCGAGAGCGCCACGCTCGCGGGCGCGTCGCTCGTCTCAGAGCGCACGATCGACGCGTCGAGTTTCGCCACAATCTCCTACGCGGTGGACTACCTCGGGACGCACGCGGTCGTCTCGATTCTCGGCAACGATGCGACGGTGATCCAGGGCGAAACGACGCTGAAGATATCGGCGCCGCCGGGCGCCCCCTTCGTCGTCAGCGACAACATGGTGGCGGGTTTCGCGCAGATCCCGGCAACGCTGCACGCGAGCGGCGAGAAGCAACTGACGCTGGCCTGTCTCTGCGGCGGAGGCTTCATCCCCGTTCCCGTCAAGGCGACCGCGGCGCGCCCCGGCGTCGTGACGATCTCCGTGCAGGATCTCGCTGCGACGCTGACGTTCGATCCCCGCAGCTACGCGCTGCGTCGCTTCGAGCTTCCCGCGCAGCAGCTCACGATCGCGCTCGTCTCCTACGACCGGCAGGTCGTGCCGCTTCCGCAGCCCGTCGTCCCAACGCCGATGCCGCTGCCTTCCGCGAACTACCAGTCGCGCGACGTCGCGATCGCGGCGGACGACGGCGTGACGCTCGCCGGCACGCTCACCGTGCCGGCCGCGGCGACGCAGCCGGTTCCCGGCTTCGTCTTCGTGCACGGAAGCGGCTGCATAGATCGCGACGAGACGATCGGACCGAACAAGGTCTTCGCGCAGCTTGCCAACCGTCTCAGCAACGACGGTTACGCCGTGCTGCGATACGACAAGCGCTCCTGCGGAAAGAGCGGCGGTACGTTCGCGGCGCGCGATCGCTTGATCGCCGACGCGCGCGACGCGATCGCCTTCCTGCGCGCGCAGCCCGGCGTCGATGCGAAGCGCATCTTCGTGCTGGGACACAGCGAGGGCGGCGAACTCGCGCCAAGCATCGCGATCGACGACGGCAAGCTTCGCGGAATCGTCCTGCTCGCGCCCCCGGCGCTGCCGCTCGACAAGATTCTGCTGCAGCAGATCGTCGCGCAAGCGCCGCCCGCCGATCGGGCGGCGGTCGAGCAGAAAGAGAGCGCGGATATCGCCGCGATCGCCGCGGGAAAGAAGCCCGGCGCGAGCAATGCGTGGCTGCGCAGTTCCTTCGGGATCGACCCGGCCGACCTGATCGCTCGGGTTCCGTGTCCGATCCTCATCGTGCAAGGCGGCAAAGACATTCAGGTCTTGCCGACCGACCTGCCGCGCCTCGTGGATGCGGCGAAGGCGGCGCATCGCACCGTGACCGTCGTCACGCTCGACGACGACGACCACATCTTCATCAAATTGCCGCCGAACGAACCGTCGACCGGCGGCGAGTATTTTACGCCCGCGACGCTCGATCCGGCGCTCTACGCGGCGATCGAAGACTGGTTAAATGTAGAAGCGAAGCTTCGGCCATAG
- a CDS encoding alpha/beta fold hydrolase, with amino-acid sequence MATSFGRLERLIARDHPGVGERGRTLAFLHPVRPKRAFVLIHGMSASPAQFERVARDLYERGHNVIVPRLPRHGHADPLSTALERLRPDELYEAVADYVTIARELGERVTVAGFSLGGLLAAWVAQHYAIERAVPVAPFFGVSLIPNKLMSTVSEWLLRMPNRFHWWNPILRERHVSLTGYPRYATHAVAHSYRIARSLLDEAQTHSPLAEHVTIVSNAAEVAVNNYAIRKLYKSWRRLRPGAIEMRRITGLPLSHDIVSPLRPWRLADRAHPHLLGAIDPVPEPLG; translated from the coding sequence TTGGCTACCTCTTTTGGTCGTCTCGAGCGGCTTATCGCCCGCGATCATCCCGGCGTCGGCGAACGAGGGCGCACGCTCGCCTTCCTTCACCCGGTGCGGCCGAAGCGCGCCTTCGTCTTGATACACGGGATGAGCGCGAGTCCCGCGCAGTTCGAGCGCGTCGCGCGCGATCTCTACGAGCGCGGTCACAACGTGATCGTGCCGCGCCTGCCGCGCCACGGCCACGCGGACCCGCTCTCGACGGCGCTCGAACGCTTGCGGCCGGACGAGCTCTACGAAGCGGTCGCCGACTACGTAACGATCGCGCGCGAACTCGGCGAGCGCGTCACGGTTGCGGGCTTCTCGCTCGGCGGACTTCTCGCGGCGTGGGTCGCGCAGCACTATGCGATCGAGCGAGCGGTGCCCGTCGCGCCGTTCTTCGGCGTATCGCTGATTCCGAACAAGTTAATGAGCACCGTCAGCGAGTGGCTTCTTCGCATGCCCAATCGCTTTCACTGGTGGAACCCGATCCTGCGCGAGCGGCACGTCTCCCTCACCGGATATCCGCGCTACGCGACGCACGCGGTCGCCCACTCGTATCGGATCGCCCGATCGCTGCTCGACGAAGCGCAGACCCACTCGCCGCTCGCGGAGCACGTCACGATCGTCTCGAACGCGGCCGAGGTCGCGGTGAACAACTACGCGATCCGCAAGCTTTACAAAAGCTGGCGCCGGCTTCGCCCGGGAGCGATCGAGATGCGGCGCATCACCGGGCTGCCGCTCTCGCACGACATCGTCTCGCCGCTGCGTCCGTGGCGGCTCGCCGATCGCGCGCACCCGCATCTCCTCGGCGCGATCGATCCCGTTCCCGAACCGCTCGGCTAA
- a CDS encoding NUDIX hydrolase, with translation MDEPPILLASSRPFEGRVFNVRVDEIRYADGSAHRIDVVEHGASLAIVATPAPNELVLVRQYRHPAKASLWEIPAGTAEPGERPIDGAARELREETGFTAGRIAPIGSFWTSPGFCSEVMHLFHADQLEAGEPQFDDDERIEIGTFTLQAAWRLVADGFADAKTVVALYWLQGGGKEI, from the coding sequence ATGGACGAACCCCCGATCCTGCTCGCATCGAGCCGCCCCTTCGAGGGGCGCGTCTTCAACGTTCGCGTCGACGAGATTCGTTACGCCGACGGCAGCGCGCACCGCATAGACGTCGTCGAGCACGGCGCCTCGCTGGCAATCGTCGCGACGCCCGCGCCGAACGAATTGGTGCTCGTTCGTCAATACAGGCATCCCGCGAAAGCCTCGCTCTGGGAGATCCCGGCCGGAACGGCCGAGCCCGGCGAGAGGCCGATCGACGGCGCGGCACGCGAGCTGCGCGAGGAGACGGGCTTTACGGCCGGACGCATCGCGCCGATCGGCTCGTTCTGGACGTCGCCCGGCTTCTGTTCCGAAGTGATGCACCTCTTCCACGCGGACCAGTTGGAAGCGGGCGAGCCGCAGTTCGACGACGACGAACGCATCGAGATTGGAACCTTCACGCTTCAGGCTGCATGGCGCCTGGTCGCTGACGGATTCGCCGACGCGAAAACGGTCGTCGCGCTCTACTGGCTGCAGGGCGGCGGAAAAGAAATTTGA
- a CDS encoding DUF2723 domain-containing protein, with translation MSRGAIAGAIAAFALPAIAYVAGASFEPASWDTAELQGVPYILGIAHPTGFPLYVLLGWAWSHAFVFGTIAWRMNAMSGVAIAVAAVAAYGVALEFGASPLVALLSTLWFAFTQNVFAHAIRAEAQDLAVACCALAVYSAIRWMRGGGDRWFAAAFALCGLGMAAHPNALWVLPALIVAAFVARRRPSLRLFAGSISLAAACLALYLYLPLRSAAVVAAHLDPASALPGAGGGIFWNYNDPRTWHGLMTELTGSEFHTPSYLLASLNPVHVSAAIWTFVDGVHAQYGTFATLLVFGGLVAAWRRDWRATLVLAIACTAGLLFSVVYPNESDVGRYRLLASWIAVPLLGALTPQSKGAEYAMLHGALALFLATGAALAFHAQRGFFQHAAGEDGRWVINAVRSEAPRGSVIVTGWLDATSLAYGAYVDGSLPARIVVSDDKLRVDLYRRWAKQRPVFVLVNPHDVESLAGTHDYANLDAYHELFQVEP, from the coding sequence GTGAGCCGAGGGGCGATCGCCGGCGCGATCGCGGCGTTCGCGCTTCCCGCGATCGCCTACGTCGCCGGCGCGTCGTTCGAGCCTGCCTCGTGGGACACCGCCGAGCTGCAGGGCGTGCCCTACATCCTCGGCATCGCGCATCCGACGGGCTTTCCGCTCTACGTGCTGCTCGGGTGGGCCTGGTCGCACGCCTTCGTCTTCGGCACGATCGCGTGGCGCATGAACGCGATGAGCGGCGTCGCCATCGCGGTCGCCGCCGTCGCAGCCTACGGCGTCGCGCTGGAGTTCGGAGCGAGCCCGCTCGTCGCGCTCCTCTCGACGCTCTGGTTCGCGTTCACGCAGAACGTCTTCGCGCACGCGATCCGGGCCGAAGCGCAAGATCTCGCGGTCGCATGCTGCGCGCTCGCCGTCTACTCCGCGATCCGTTGGATGCGCGGCGGCGGCGATCGGTGGTTCGCCGCCGCCTTCGCGCTCTGCGGTCTCGGGATGGCAGCGCATCCCAACGCGCTCTGGGTGCTGCCCGCGCTGATCGTCGCGGCGTTCGTCGCGCGGCGGCGCCCGTCGCTGCGGCTCTTTGCCGGCTCGATCTCGCTCGCCGCGGCCTGCCTTGCGCTCTACCTCTATCTTCCGTTGCGGTCGGCGGCCGTCGTCGCGGCGCACCTCGATCCCGCCTCCGCGCTCCCCGGAGCGGGCGGCGGCATCTTCTGGAATTACAACGATCCGCGCACGTGGCACGGGCTGATGACCGAACTGACCGGCAGCGAGTTTCACACGCCATCGTACCTGCTCGCATCGCTCAACCCCGTGCACGTCAGCGCGGCGATCTGGACGTTCGTCGACGGCGTGCACGCGCAGTACGGCACGTTTGCGACGCTCTTGGTCTTCGGCGGGCTCGTCGCTGCCTGGCGGCGCGATTGGCGCGCGACGCTCGTGCTCGCGATCGCCTGCACGGCGGGACTGCTCTTCTCCGTCGTCTATCCTAACGAGAGCGACGTCGGGCGCTACCGGCTGCTCGCCTCGTGGATCGCCGTGCCGCTGCTCGGCGCGCTGACGCCGCAATCGAAGGGCGCCGAGTACGCGATGCTGCACGGCGCGCTCGCGCTCTTCCTCGCGACCGGAGCGGCGCTTGCGTTCCACGCGCAACGCGGCTTCTTCCAGCACGCCGCCGGTGAGGATGGCCGGTGGGTCATCAATGCGGTCCGCTCCGAGGCGCCGAGAGGAAGCGTGATCGTCACGGGTTGGCTCGACGCGACCTCGCTCGCCTACGGCGCCTACGTGGATGGATCGCTCCCCGCGCGCATCGTCGTCTCCGACGACAAACTGCGCGTGGATCTCTACCGCCGCTGGGCCAAGCAGCGTCCCGTCTTCGTGCTCGTCAACCCGCACGACGTCGAGAGCCTCGCCGGCACGCACGATTACGCGAATCTCGACGCCTATCACGAGCTCTTCCAGGTAGAGCCGTGA
- the rpmI gene encoding 50S ribosomal protein L35, with protein MPKIRTHRGTAKRVKVTATGKVMHRHQFDGCGHILSKKSKKRKRKFRKDQPTFKGDLKRLAPTIPYLV; from the coding sequence GTGCCTAAGATTCGAACCCACCGGGGCACCGCGAAACGAGTGAAGGTAACCGCCACCGGAAAGGTGATGCACCGTCATCAGTTCGACGGCTGCGGCCACATTCTCAGCAAGAAGTCGAAGAAGCGCAAGCGCAAGTTCCGCAAGGATCAGCCGACGTTCAAAGGCGACCTGAAGCGTCTAGCGCCGACGATTCCCTACCTGGTGTAA